One genomic window of Streptomonospora nanhaiensis includes the following:
- a CDS encoding single-stranded DNA-binding protein codes for MSEQKPGVDPEISEAFYGFVASNPKPTTHDGKPRLYFRAGQEHYQFAPDGSRIKLPTTFHDVVAFREAAEAGDRKLAKGDWFLAIGHTEPSTNPKTGVEETEFIASRFGHDLARMNTHVGSPRRLSQMESPNRQQPQRQVGFEPPEHDGPGHEQPARAM; via the coding sequence ATGAGCGAGCAGAAACCAGGCGTCGACCCGGAGATCAGTGAAGCCTTCTACGGGTTCGTCGCCTCGAATCCGAAGCCGACCACGCACGACGGCAAGCCGCGCCTGTACTTCCGGGCCGGGCAGGAGCACTACCAGTTCGCACCCGACGGGTCCAGGATCAAGCTCCCCACCACGTTCCACGATGTCGTCGCGTTCCGCGAGGCGGCCGAAGCCGGCGATCGCAAGCTCGCCAAAGGCGACTGGTTCCTCGCGATCGGGCACACCGAGCCGAGCACGAACCCCAAGACCGGGGTCGAGGAGACCGAGTTCATCGCGAGCCGGTTCGGCCACGATCTCGCCCGCATGAACACCCACGTGGGCAGCCCGCGCCGGCTTTCCCAGATGGAGTCCCCGAACCGGCAGCAGCCGCAGCGGCAGGTCGGCTTCGAGCCGCCCGAGCACGACGGGCCCGGCCACGAGCAGCCCGCACGGGCCATGTGA
- a CDS encoding DUF2637 domain-containing protein, with protein sequence MSRRRGWAVVTAASGTVLIGAGAFWLSFTALADLAVRSGIGGGQAWIWPLLVDGLIVVATVAVVALDGHRAAWYPWALLIGGALVSVIANAAHALVTAEASVPGLLAATVAAVPPLVLLASTHLTVVLIRSTRTTTTPPPTEEPLPALPAGGTAPETPTESPATEPDDPSPQPEDEGEVVPSVPEAGESAPTVVGAGRREWAARLRAEGWSNKQIARELDVHPSTVGRWFPRRPEAEVSESSGLQEAGTPPEHSEEELS encoded by the coding sequence ATGTCTCGGCGGCGTGGGTGGGCGGTGGTCACGGCCGCGTCGGGCACTGTGCTCATCGGTGCCGGCGCGTTCTGGTTGTCGTTCACGGCGCTGGCCGACCTCGCCGTGCGCTCCGGGATCGGGGGCGGGCAGGCGTGGATCTGGCCGCTGCTGGTCGATGGGCTGATCGTGGTCGCGACCGTCGCCGTGGTCGCTCTCGATGGGCACCGGGCGGCCTGGTATCCGTGGGCGCTGCTCATCGGCGGCGCACTTGTCTCGGTGATCGCGAACGCCGCGCACGCCCTGGTCACCGCCGAGGCGTCCGTGCCGGGCCTGCTCGCCGCGACCGTCGCCGCCGTCCCGCCCCTGGTGCTGCTGGCCTCCACCCATCTGACCGTCGTGCTCATCCGCTCCACCCGCACCACGACCACCCCGCCGCCGACCGAGGAGCCGCTGCCGGCTCTGCCGGCGGGCGGCACCGCACCCGAGACCCCAACCGAGAGCCCGGCGACGGAGCCCGACGATCCCTCACCGCAGCCCGAGGACGAGGGCGAAGTAGTCCCGTCCGTGCCCGAGGCCGGCGAGTCGGCTCCGACGGTGGTTGGTGCTGGTCGGCGGGAGTGGGCGGCGCGGCTGCGTGCGGAGGGTTGGTCGAACAAGCAGATCGCCCGCGAACTCGATGTGCACCCCTCGACCGTGGGCCGCTGGTTTCCCCGACGGCCCGAGGCCGAGGTGTCTGAGTCGTCCGGCCTGCAGGAGGCCGGCACCCCACCTGAACATTCCGAGGAGGAACTGTCATGA
- a CDS encoding DUF6112 family protein: protein MIDIDPNSSGLPGIEQLRTIVGAVMTVGLILSVLALIVSAIVWAYGSNSSNPHLAGRGKTGLLISCGAAVICGAAVALVNFGWSVGQQV, encoded by the coding sequence GTGATCGACATCGACCCCAACTCCAGCGGACTGCCGGGCATCGAGCAGCTGCGCACCATCGTCGGCGCCGTGATGACCGTCGGCCTCATCCTGTCCGTGCTGGCGCTGATCGTCTCCGCGATCGTGTGGGCCTACGGCTCCAACAGCAGCAACCCGCACCTGGCGGGGCGGGGGAAGACGGGGCTGCTGATCTCCTGCGGCGCGGCCGTGATCTGCGGCGCCGCCGTCGCGCTCGTGAACTTCGGCTGGTCGGTCGGCCAGCAGGTCTAA
- a CDS encoding ABC transporter ATP-binding protein, giving the protein MIRMLLRVLGHEYARPVRRTVALMAAAAAAEGLSYALLVPVLRELFGPAPRDAWPWLAAFGAAVAACAVLRYVSDLSGFRVGTTLLRGMYHRLGDHLARLPVGWYDAGRVGEVSVMAGRGVLQAMSVIAHLLAPFANACVTPLTIVAVLLAVDWRMGLAALAAVPVVAAVQAWTARSTAAADAERHARDHEAAARVLEYLQAQPVLRAGGRTGERFEALDTALRDVRRASRRGVLAALPGVVGLAVVVQAVFTALLVLGAVLALGGDIGAAEVVAALVLAARGAEPLLALAEAAGKLRAARAELARLDAVLRTEPLPEPREPVRPAHRGLDLESVVFRHGDRTVIDGVSLSVPEGRRVAVVGPSGAGKTTLLRLLARFHDVDEGAVRVGGADVREIGTDALMARIAVVFQDVYLFEGTIEENVRLGRPGAADAEVRAAAAAARLDEVVERLPGGWEANVGEGGALLSGGERQRVSIARALLKDAPIVLLDEVTSALDPVNEAAVHAGLERLMAGRTVVMVAHRLRTVQRADRVVFLDRGRIAEDGGHAELLRRGGRYAGFWAASTAPAPGG; this is encoded by the coding sequence ATGATCCGGATGCTGCTGCGCGTGCTGGGGCACGAGTACGCCCGGCCGGTGCGCCGCACCGTGGCCCTGATGGCGGCGGCCGCCGCGGCCGAGGGCCTGTCCTATGCGCTGCTGGTCCCGGTGCTGCGGGAGCTGTTCGGTCCGGCGCCCCGGGACGCCTGGCCCTGGCTGGCGGCCTTCGGGGCCGCGGTGGCGGCGTGCGCGGTGCTGCGCTACGTCAGCGACCTGTCCGGCTTCCGCGTCGGCACCACGCTGCTGCGCGGGATGTACCACCGGCTCGGCGACCACCTGGCCCGCCTGCCCGTCGGCTGGTACGACGCCGGCCGCGTCGGCGAGGTCTCGGTCATGGCCGGCCGGGGCGTGCTCCAGGCGATGAGTGTGATCGCGCACCTCCTGGCGCCGTTCGCCAACGCCTGCGTGACACCCCTGACGATCGTCGCGGTGCTGCTGGCCGTGGACTGGCGCATGGGGCTGGCCGCGCTCGCCGCCGTCCCGGTCGTCGCGGCGGTCCAGGCGTGGACGGCGCGCTCGACGGCCGCCGCCGACGCCGAGCGCCACGCGCGCGACCACGAGGCCGCCGCGCGGGTGCTCGAATACCTCCAGGCCCAGCCGGTGCTGCGCGCCGGCGGCCGGACCGGCGAGCGGTTCGAGGCGCTCGACACCGCGCTGCGGGACGTGCGGCGCGCCTCCCGCCGGGGCGTGCTCGCGGCGCTGCCCGGCGTGGTGGGCCTGGCGGTGGTGGTGCAGGCGGTGTTCACCGCGCTGCTGGTCCTGGGGGCCGTCCTCGCGCTCGGCGGGGACATCGGCGCGGCGGAGGTCGTGGCCGCCCTCGTCCTGGCCGCCCGGGGCGCGGAGCCGCTGCTGGCGCTGGCGGAGGCCGCCGGGAAGCTGCGCGCCGCGCGCGCCGAGCTGGCCCGGCTCGACGCGGTGCTGCGCACTGAGCCGCTGCCCGAGCCCCGCGAGCCGGTCCGCCCCGCCCACCGGGGCCTGGACCTGGAGTCGGTCGTCTTCCGGCACGGCGACCGCACGGTGATCGACGGCGTGTCCCTGTCCGTTCCGGAGGGGCGGCGCGTCGCCGTCGTCGGCCCCTCCGGCGCGGGCAAGACCACACTGCTGCGACTGCTCGCGCGCTTCCACGACGTGGACGAGGGCGCGGTGCGCGTGGGCGGCGCCGACGTGCGGGAGATCGGAACCGACGCGCTGATGGCGCGGATCGCCGTCGTATTCCAGGACGTCTACCTGTTCGAGGGCACGATCGAGGAGAACGTCCGGCTCGGCCGCCCCGGCGCCGCCGACGCCGAGGTGCGCGCCGCCGCCGCGGCGGCGCGGCTCGACGAGGTGGTCGAACGCCTGCCCGGCGGATGGGAGGCGAACGTGGGCGAGGGCGGCGCGCTGCTGTCGGGCGGTGAGCGCCAGCGGGTCTCGATCGCGCGGGCGCTGCTGAAGGACGCGCCCATCGTGCTGCTGGACGAGGTGACCTCCGCCCTCGACCCGGTCAACGAGGCGGCCGTGCACGCGGGGCTGGAGCGGCTGATGGCGGGCCGGACGGTGGTGATGGTGGCGCACCGGCTGCGGACCGTGCAACGTGCCGACCGGGTCGTCTTCCTCGACCGGGGCCGGATCGCGGAGGACGGCGGCCACGCCGAGCTGCTGCGCCGCGGCGGCCGCTACGCCGGGTTCTGGGCGGCGTCCACGGCGCCGGCGCCGGGCGGCTGA
- a CDS encoding DUF6112 family protein, giving the protein MLIVAVLMLIVSGICWAIGSSNGNYQLAHRGRAGVFVSFAGAILAGAGVAWLNWLITIGNQL; this is encoded by the coding sequence GTGCTGATCGTCGCGGTGCTGATGCTCATCGTCTCAGGCATCTGCTGGGCGATCGGTTCCAGCAACGGCAACTACCAGCTCGCTCACCGTGGCCGGGCCGGCGTGTTCGTGTCCTTCGCCGGCGCGATCCTCGCCGGCGCCGGCGTCGCCTGGCTGAACTGGCTCATCACGATCGGCAACCAGCTCTAA
- a CDS encoding type IV secretory system conjugative DNA transfer family protein produces MTGPQGRAGQPMGDELTNVLLIAIGGLLGVAFVLRAAGSVAAFLTGTAQPTAGATGGVAVFFHPADPGGQLGADGLSPVVYWITAALMLTALTAAGLWAWSLIRRTMRQAAGDPHRQEGTATGHEVAKAASAKALMRRAGTLRPSLENPGPGDVGYRLGTAHRREVWASVEDSILLIGPPRSGKGLHLIIPAILDAPGAVVTTSTRPDNVTACLRARRRVGPVAVFDPQRLAEGLPAGMRWSPIRGCESPQTAMIRAAGLASATGLSAGGVEGGDFWEGKTKAALQALLHAAALDRRSPSELFRWTLDPTSAADAVAILTNHAQAATGWADSLASMIDADPRTRDSIWQGVSLSLAALADPRVLDAVSPAEGEEFDPEAFIRERGTLFLLATGAGAGKSAAIILGGASNSRDLQDLSTLIGERDELTDTTTVGDYGSRSNQRSVRRVAILPPDHIRRLPFGTAVTLLRSAPPIITDLRAWPDRPDGKQLQSDRAEVEQLLHDAHGQ; encoded by the coding sequence GTGACCGGCCCGCAGGGCCGCGCCGGCCAGCCGATGGGCGACGAACTCACCAACGTCCTGCTGATCGCGATCGGTGGGCTGCTCGGGGTCGCGTTCGTTCTCCGTGCCGCGGGCAGCGTCGCCGCGTTCCTCACCGGCACCGCGCAGCCGACCGCCGGGGCGACGGGCGGGGTCGCGGTGTTCTTCCACCCGGCGGACCCGGGCGGGCAGCTTGGCGCTGACGGTCTGAGCCCGGTCGTCTACTGGATCACCGCCGCCCTCATGCTCACCGCCCTGACCGCGGCAGGGCTCTGGGCCTGGAGTCTGATCCGCCGCACGATGCGGCAGGCCGCGGGCGATCCGCACCGGCAGGAGGGCACCGCCACCGGGCACGAGGTCGCGAAGGCCGCGTCGGCGAAGGCGCTCATGCGACGGGCCGGCACCCTGCGCCCCAGCTTGGAGAACCCTGGGCCGGGTGATGTGGGGTATCGGCTCGGCACCGCGCACCGGCGGGAGGTGTGGGCGTCGGTGGAGGACTCGATTCTGCTGATCGGCCCGCCTCGCTCCGGCAAAGGCCTGCACCTAATCATCCCGGCGATCCTCGACGCCCCCGGCGCCGTCGTCACCACCAGCACCCGCCCGGATAACGTCACCGCCTGCCTCCGCGCGAGACGGCGTGTCGGCCCGGTGGCGGTGTTCGACCCCCAGCGTCTCGCCGAGGGCCTGCCGGCGGGGATGCGGTGGTCACCGATCCGGGGCTGCGAGTCCCCGCAGACCGCGATGATCCGCGCCGCCGGCCTCGCCTCGGCCACCGGCCTGTCCGCGGGCGGGGTCGAAGGCGGCGACTTCTGGGAAGGCAAGACCAAAGCCGCCCTCCAAGCACTGCTGCACGCCGCCGCCCTCGACCGGCGCAGCCCTTCCGAGCTGTTCCGATGGACCCTCGACCCCACCAGCGCGGCGGACGCGGTCGCGATCCTCACCAACCACGCGCAGGCGGCGACCGGGTGGGCCGACTCGCTGGCGTCGATGATCGACGCCGACCCGCGCACGAGGGATTCGATCTGGCAGGGCGTCAGCCTCTCCCTGGCGGCGCTGGCCGATCCGCGGGTGCTCGATGCCGTCTCACCCGCAGAAGGCGAGGAGTTCGATCCCGAGGCGTTCATCCGGGAGCGGGGCACCCTGTTCCTCCTCGCCACCGGCGCCGGCGCTGGGAAGAGTGCCGCGATCATCCTCGGCGGCGCGTCCAACAGCCGCGACCTCCAGGACCTCTCCACGCTGATCGGGGAACGCGACGAGCTCACCGACACCACCACCGTCGGCGACTACGGCTCCCGCTCCAACCAACGCTCGGTGCGGCGGGTCGCGATCCTGCCGCCCGATCACATCCGACGCCTCCCGTTCGGCACTGCCGTCACCCTGCTGCGCTCAGCCCCACCGATCATCACCGACCTGCGCGCCTGGCCCGACCGACCCGACGGCAAGCAGCTCCAGTCGGATCGAGCCGAGGTCGAACAGCTCCTGCACGACGCCCACGGGCAGTAG
- a CDS encoding M23 family metallopeptidase: MLRKAIAGIAALVLLGPMVVLVSVGLLVNPSAAYCAAPGGRVQVGDVPDELTSTTRDGEQVTLGKAELTHAATIIETGSRTEGVGRDGIVIALMAALTESRMRMLANTFAYPESGDYPNDGDGSDNDSLGLFQMRPASGWGTVAELMDPDYQTAAFYGGPGGPNAGSPRGLLDIPGWEQMGKGEAAQSVEVSAFPDRYNNYEPVAEDILTTLTGSGTGSGDPGPTRAPVLVGAEPVESARVVFPLPEGTWVPTSPFGPRTHPITGELESFHTASDFSAPDGTPILAAADGTVTVAEFSGGYGGLVVIEHRIDGKTLATAYAHSWEHGIHVAPGDTVRAGQHIADVGSSGMSTGPHLHFEVRDGGTDGEYIDPAKWLNDHDAADLDESDVTPPGQHEDCDTQQSTPGDPAPVEGDPDELVDDPTSEGQITVRMRSVYEQTLAAFPESTWACYSPRPGTKSEHPIGRACDVAFGNAIGQYPTPAQLEYGWQASC; encoded by the coding sequence ATGCTGCGCAAAGCGATCGCGGGGATCGCCGCCCTCGTCCTGCTCGGTCCGATGGTCGTCCTCGTCTCGGTCGGGCTGCTCGTCAACCCCTCCGCCGCCTACTGCGCCGCCCCCGGAGGCAGGGTGCAGGTCGGCGACGTGCCGGACGAACTGACCTCGACCACCCGCGACGGGGAACAGGTGACGCTTGGCAAGGCCGAGCTCACCCACGCGGCCACGATCATCGAGACCGGTTCGCGCACCGAGGGGGTGGGCCGGGATGGGATCGTGATCGCGTTGATGGCGGCGCTGACCGAGTCGCGGATGCGGATGCTCGCCAACACCTTCGCGTATCCGGAGAGCGGCGACTACCCGAACGACGGCGACGGCTCGGATAACGACTCCCTCGGCTTGTTTCAGATGCGGCCGGCCTCCGGGTGGGGCACCGTCGCTGAACTCATGGACCCCGACTATCAGACCGCCGCGTTCTACGGCGGCCCGGGCGGCCCCAACGCCGGCTCACCCAGGGGGCTGCTGGACATTCCCGGCTGGGAGCAGATGGGCAAAGGCGAGGCCGCCCAGTCGGTCGAAGTCAGCGCGTTCCCGGACCGCTACAACAACTACGAGCCCGTCGCCGAAGACATCCTCACCACCCTCACCGGCAGCGGCACTGGCAGTGGCGATCCCGGCCCGACCCGTGCCCCGGTCCTGGTGGGTGCGGAGCCGGTCGAGTCGGCGCGGGTGGTGTTCCCGCTGCCGGAGGGCACTTGGGTGCCGACGAGCCCGTTCGGGCCGAGGACGCATCCGATCACCGGCGAACTGGAGTCCTTCCACACCGCCTCGGATTTCTCCGCCCCGGACGGCACCCCGATCCTCGCCGCCGCCGACGGAACTGTCACGGTCGCGGAGTTCTCCGGCGGCTACGGGGGTCTCGTCGTCATCGAGCACCGCATCGACGGGAAGACCCTGGCGACCGCGTACGCGCATTCCTGGGAGCACGGCATCCACGTCGCGCCGGGTGACACGGTGCGGGCGGGGCAGCACATCGCCGACGTCGGCTCCTCGGGCATGTCGACGGGGCCGCATCTGCATTTCGAGGTCCGCGACGGCGGCACCGACGGCGAGTACATCGACCCCGCGAAGTGGCTCAACGACCACGACGCCGCCGACCTCGACGAGTCCGACGTCACCCCACCCGGACAGCACGAGGACTGCGATACCCAGCAGAGCACGCCGGGTGATCCGGCCCCGGTCGAGGGCGACCCGGACGAGCTGGTGGACGACCCCACGAGCGAAGGGCAGATCACGGTGCGGATGCGCAGCGTCTACGAACAGACCCTCGCCGCATTCCCAGAGTCGACGTGGGCGTGCTACTCGCCCCGCCCCGGCACCAAGTCCGAACACCCGATCGGCAGAGCGTGTGATGTGGCGTTCGGGAACGCGATCGGCCAGTACCCGACCCCGGCCCAGCTCGAGTACGGGTGGCAGGCTTCGTGCTGA
- a CDS encoding SCO6880 family protein, translating to MPRTDDTTTTGDLVPVKFSLLTRRGLILGLSLSQMIVLGIGGASLIGALYAGGGILIAYSAPIWAAAIALTWVKISGRALVEWIPVCAWWAWRTTGGQLLYRRRIVTPRPEGTLALPGDMARLREYTDPETGAGMIHDPTANTLTVVVSVTHPAFVLLDPSEQHRRVTAWGRVLATICRSGRVATLQVLERTLPDSGQGLAEWWAEHGTHDGSWASTTYSELIDRAGPAGERHATTLSLSLDMKAAGRQIRTAGGGLKRAANVLRQEMTTLLSALRAADLTPSGWLSTGEIAVMLRTAYDPAIGPTLERHGRLGQDLATAGPVAVAETWERLRTDSGYHAVLWISEWPRAMVYPGFLAPVTLSTGIQRSISLICTPLRTDQAVRDIRKKKVEYISDRAQRAKIGQIQDASQTAEYEDVLRQEADLTAGHGVLRYTGLIAITAPATPDGRARALLDPAVVAAAKAGEVVLVGRVSGTIAVRGVS from the coding sequence ATGCCCCGCACCGACGACACCACGACTACCGGCGATCTGGTGCCGGTGAAGTTCTCCCTCCTCACCCGACGCGGCCTCATCCTGGGCCTGTCACTGTCGCAGATGATCGTCCTCGGCATCGGCGGCGCCTCCCTGATCGGAGCGCTCTACGCTGGCGGCGGCATCCTCATCGCCTACTCCGCCCCCATCTGGGCGGCCGCAATCGCCCTGACCTGGGTGAAGATCAGCGGCCGAGCTCTGGTCGAGTGGATACCCGTCTGCGCCTGGTGGGCCTGGCGCACCACCGGAGGCCAGCTTCTCTACCGCCGCCGGATCGTCACCCCGAGACCGGAGGGCACGCTCGCGCTGCCCGGCGACATGGCCAGGTTGCGCGAGTACACCGACCCCGAGACCGGGGCCGGGATGATCCACGACCCGACCGCGAACACGCTCACCGTGGTGGTGTCGGTGACGCATCCGGCGTTCGTGCTGCTGGACCCCTCCGAGCAGCACCGCCGCGTCACCGCCTGGGGCCGCGTGCTCGCCACGATCTGCCGCTCCGGCCGGGTCGCCACCCTCCAAGTCCTGGAGCGCACGCTGCCGGATTCCGGGCAGGGGCTCGCCGAATGGTGGGCCGAGCACGGCACCCACGACGGCTCCTGGGCCTCGACCACCTACAGTGAGCTGATCGACCGTGCCGGGCCCGCAGGGGAACGACACGCCACGACGCTGTCGCTGTCTCTGGATATGAAGGCGGCGGGCCGGCAGATCCGCACCGCCGGCGGCGGCCTCAAAAGGGCGGCGAACGTGCTCCGCCAGGAGATGACCACCCTCCTCTCCGCGCTCCGCGCCGCCGACCTCACCCCCTCCGGATGGCTCTCGACCGGGGAGATCGCGGTGATGCTGCGCACCGCCTACGACCCCGCCATCGGGCCGACCCTGGAACGCCACGGCCGGCTCGGACAGGACCTCGCCACCGCCGGCCCGGTCGCGGTCGCCGAGACGTGGGAGCGCCTGCGGACCGATTCCGGCTACCACGCCGTGCTCTGGATCTCTGAATGGCCCCGCGCGATGGTCTACCCGGGCTTCCTTGCCCCGGTGACGTTGTCGACGGGGATACAGCGGTCGATCTCGCTGATCTGCACCCCGCTCCGCACCGACCAAGCCGTCCGCGACATCCGCAAGAAGAAGGTGGAGTACATCAGCGACCGCGCCCAGCGGGCGAAGATCGGACAGATCCAGGACGCCTCCCAGACCGCCGAGTACGAGGACGTGCTGCGCCAGGAAGCCGACCTGACCGCCGGGCACGGGGTGCTGCGCTACACCGGCCTCATCGCCATCACCGCCCCCGCGACCCCGGACGGTCGGGCCCGCGCCCTCCTCGACCCGGCGGTCGTCGCCGCGGCGAAGGCGGGTGAGGTGGTGCTGGTCGGGCGGGTCTCGGGCACGATCGCCGTCCGGGGCGTGTCGTGA
- a CDS encoding conjugal transfer protein TrbL, with translation MSVCDIPVISNVCDAVGEGTASLIAAPFDWLASSMAGAAAWLMETMWTVFDTTTLVDLNQDGFVSVYNIVFGIALFIIAIFFFLQLITGMIQRDPGALSRAALGAGKSILGSFVVITLTTVLLEIVDQLCIGLIQAAGETTESMGNQLLLLAGALSGLNIAAPGVGAIVSIFLAGLMIAAIGIVWFSLLIRKALILVTVVLAPLALSGASWDVTKGWIGKWVTFLIALIVSKLVLVVVFLVAITQVATPIDAGLTAVTEPIAGIVLLGIAAFAPYMVYRLLSFVGFDLYNTMGAEQDAKNAMNRPLPIPTRGGEGPKKILDGSSGGGGGDGDGGGSPPAAKPPASTETAGTEAATAEAGTETAASSGPAAPVVAGVIVAKEAAEAGPAAGNEVGTQADTAAAGAQNTGNTTTPGGDVGSGGTPPAPSAPVPNTPTEPAEPGPAGGKE, from the coding sequence GTGAGCGTGTGCGATATCCCCGTCATCTCGAATGTGTGCGACGCCGTCGGTGAGGGCACCGCGTCCCTGATCGCCGCCCCGTTCGACTGGCTCGCCTCCTCGATGGCCGGGGCCGCAGCCTGGCTGATGGAGACGATGTGGACCGTCTTCGACACCACCACCCTGGTCGACCTGAACCAGGACGGATTCGTCTCGGTCTACAACATCGTCTTCGGAATCGCCCTGTTCATCATCGCGATCTTCTTCTTCCTCCAACTCATCACCGGGATGATCCAGCGCGACCCCGGCGCCCTCTCACGGGCGGCACTCGGGGCCGGCAAGTCGATCCTCGGATCGTTCGTGGTCATCACGTTGACGACGGTGCTGCTGGAGATCGTCGACCAGCTGTGCATCGGCCTCATCCAGGCCGCCGGGGAGACCACCGAATCAATGGGCAACCAACTCCTCCTCCTCGCGGGCGCCCTATCCGGGCTGAACATCGCCGCACCCGGCGTCGGCGCGATCGTCAGTATTTTTCTCGCCGGCCTGATGATCGCGGCCATCGGCATCGTCTGGTTCTCCCTGCTGATCCGCAAGGCCCTGATCCTCGTCACCGTGGTGCTGGCCCCGCTGGCGTTGTCGGGGGCGTCGTGGGATGTGACGAAGGGGTGGATCGGGAAATGGGTGACGTTCCTGATCGCCCTGATCGTCTCGAAGCTGGTGCTCGTCGTGGTGTTCCTGGTCGCGATCACGCAGGTCGCGACCCCCATCGACGCCGGCTTGACCGCGGTGACCGAGCCCATCGCCGGGATCGTGCTGCTCGGGATCGCGGCGTTTGCCCCCTACATGGTCTACCGGCTCCTGAGCTTCGTGGGCTTCGACCTCTACAACACCATGGGCGCCGAGCAGGACGCGAAGAACGCCATGAACCGGCCCCTCCCGATCCCCACCCGTGGCGGTGAGGGCCCGAAGAAGATCCTCGACGGCTCCAGCGGCGGCGGTGGTGGTGACGGGGATGGCGGTGGGAGCCCGCCCGCGGCGAAGCCGCCCGCCAGCACTGAGACCGCGGGGACGGAGGCCGCGACCGCCGAGGCGGGAACGGAGACGGCCGCGAGCAGCGGGCCTGCCGCCCCGGTCGTGGCCGGCGTGATCGTCGCCAAAGAAGCCGCCGAAGCCGGCCCGGCAGCGGGCAACGAGGTCGGCACGCAGGCCGACACCGCCGCCGCGGGAGCGCAGAACACCGGCAACACCACCACCCCCGGAGGCGATGTCGGTTCGGGCGGTACGCCGCCGGCTCCGTCGGCGCCGGTGCCCAACACCCCAACCGAACCGGCAGAACCCGGCCCGGCCGGCGGGAAGGAGTAG
- a CDS encoding ParB N-terminal domain-containing protein translates to MSIELERAVSSIRIGNRHRTDLGEIDALAASIERDGLLQPSTITPDGVLVCGRRRLAAIQQLGWRTVNVWVRQGISDRLGHLLAEQDDNLLHKDLTPLEAASLYRELKTLLAEDAARRQEASRFSTDHQPAEGGQDGGGKFPAPSPTPSPTAAGEARQQAAAMIPGAASYRTLDKIEAIQQAADRDDLPDDTRAVVADALARIEAGAPVHPIFEEVRALVDDPARTRDAELDRLAQDALARAKNRPRRTKNPAVPAAAGLTV, encoded by the coding sequence ATGAGTATCGAGCTGGAACGGGCCGTGTCCTCCATCAGGATCGGGAACCGGCACCGCACCGACCTGGGCGAGATCGACGCCCTGGCCGCGTCCATCGAGCGCGACGGGCTGCTCCAGCCCTCGACGATCACCCCGGACGGGGTGCTCGTCTGCGGGCGGCGCAGATTGGCAGCGATCCAGCAGCTCGGCTGGCGCACCGTGAACGTGTGGGTGCGGCAAGGGATCTCCGACCGTCTCGGGCATCTCCTTGCCGAGCAGGACGACAACCTGCTGCACAAGGACCTCACCCCGCTCGAAGCAGCTTCCCTCTACCGCGAGCTCAAGACCCTCCTCGCTGAGGATGCGGCCCGTCGTCAGGAAGCCTCCCGGTTCAGCACCGACCACCAACCCGCCGAGGGCGGTCAGGACGGTGGCGGAAAATTTCCGGCACCGTCACCAACACCTTCACCGACTGCGGCGGGTGAGGCGCGGCAGCAGGCGGCGGCGATGATCCCGGGCGCGGCGTCGTATCGGACGTTGGACAAGATCGAGGCGATCCAGCAGGCCGCCGACCGTGACGACCTCCCCGACGACACCCGCGCGGTCGTGGCGGATGCGTTGGCGCGGATCGAGGCGGGCGCGCCGGTGCATCCGATCTTCGAGGAGGTCCGCGCCCTCGTCGACGACCCCGCCCGGACCCGGGATGCGGAGCTGGACCGGCTCGCACAAGACGCCCTCGCCCGCGCCAAGAACCGGCCCCGCCGCACGAAGAACCCTGCCGTTCCCGCGGCGGCGGGGCTCACGGTGTAG